In Ectothiorhodospira sp. BSL-9, a single window of DNA contains:
- a CDS encoding aspartate carbamoyltransferase catalytic subunit has protein sequence MTEARPTPPAPATSGPLPPSLQFGDQGRLRHLLTIEGLSRPLITEILDTAESFLGVNAQTVKKVPLLRGKTVMNLFFEASTRTRTTFELAAKRLSADVLNINISTSATVKGESLLDTLRNLEAMLVDMFVVRHADSGAAHFIARHVAPHVSVLNAGDGRHAHPTQALLDMFTIRHHKGDFSALRVAIVGDILHSRVARSQIHALNVLGAGEVRVIAPRTLLPAFVEELGVHVFHDIRAGLKDVDVIIMLRLQRERMDSGLLPSEHEFFQLWGLNEERLALAAPEAIVMHPGPANRGVEIDSRVADGPQSVILKQVTYGIAVRMAVMSMIMGGSVNQGASQ, from the coding sequence ATGACGGAGGCCCGGCCCACCCCCCCTGCTCCAGCCACCTCGGGGCCACTTCCCCCGTCGCTGCAGTTTGGCGACCAGGGTCGGCTGCGCCATCTGCTGACCATCGAGGGGCTCTCCCGGCCCCTGATCACCGAGATCCTGGACACCGCCGAATCCTTCCTGGGCGTGAACGCCCAGACGGTGAAAAAGGTGCCCCTGCTGCGGGGCAAGACGGTGATGAACCTGTTCTTCGAGGCCAGCACCCGCACCCGTACCACCTTCGAACTGGCCGCCAAACGCCTGTCGGCCGACGTGCTCAACATCAACATCAGCACCTCGGCCACGGTGAAGGGCGAAAGCCTGCTGGACACCCTGCGCAATCTGGAGGCCATGCTGGTGGACATGTTCGTGGTGCGTCACGCCGACAGCGGTGCCGCCCACTTCATCGCCCGGCACGTGGCACCGCACGTGAGCGTGCTCAACGCCGGCGACGGTCGTCATGCCCACCCTACCCAGGCACTGCTGGACATGTTCACCATCCGCCACCACAAGGGGGATTTTTCTGCCCTGCGAGTGGCCATTGTCGGTGACATCCTGCATTCGCGGGTGGCCCGCTCCCAGATCCACGCACTTAACGTCCTGGGCGCTGGCGAGGTGCGGGTGATCGCCCCCCGCACCCTGCTGCCAGCCTTTGTGGAGGAACTGGGTGTGCATGTCTTCCACGACATCCGCGCCGGCCTCAAGGATGTGGACGTGATCATCATGCTGCGACTGCAACGCGAGCGCATGGATAGCGGCCTGCTGCCCTCCGAGCATGAGTTCTTCCAGCTCTGGGGCCTGAACGAGGAGCGCCTGGCCCTGGCCGCACCTGAGGCCATCGTCATGCACCCCGGCCCGGCCAACCGGGGCGTGGAAATCGACTCCCGGGTGGCGGACGGACCACAGTCCGTCATCCTCAAGCAGGTGACCTATGGGATCGCCGTGCGCATGGCCGTGATGTCCATGATCATGGGGGGCAGCGTCAACCAGGGGGCATCGCAATGA
- the pyrR gene encoding bifunctional pyr operon transcriptional regulator/uracil phosphoribosyltransferase PyrR: protein MTEHVKQLLDRMADELRHRLPDKGITDPGLVGIHSGGVWVAEQLQSRLQLEAPLGRLDISFYRDDFSRIGMHPQVKPSSIPFSVEDRHILLVDDVLFTGRTIRAAMNEIFDYGRPASVTLVVLVERDGRELPIQAQVVGEHLKLNPDQQVKLRGPAPLHLDIVQLEASS from the coding sequence ATGACTGAACACGTCAAACAGCTCCTGGACCGCATGGCCGACGAACTGCGTCACCGCCTGCCGGACAAGGGCATCACCGACCCCGGCCTGGTGGGCATTCACAGCGGCGGTGTCTGGGTGGCCGAGCAGTTGCAGTCCCGCCTGCAGCTGGAGGCCCCACTGGGCAGACTGGACATCTCTTTTTACCGGGATGACTTCAGTCGCATCGGCATGCACCCCCAGGTGAAACCTTCCTCCATCCCCTTCTCGGTGGAAGACCGGCACATCCTGCTGGTGGACGACGTGCTCTTCACCGGCCGCACCATCCGCGCCGCCATGAACGAGATCTTCGATTATGGCCGGCCCGCCTCGGTCACCCTGGTGGTGCTGGTGGAGCGCGACGGACGAGAGTTGCCCATCCAGGCCCAGGTGGTGGGGGAACACCTGAAGCTGAACCCGGACCAACAAGTGAAGCTGCGCGGCCCCGCGCCGTTGCATCTGGATATCGTGCAACTGGAGGCATCATCATGA